A single genomic interval of Helianthus annuus cultivar XRQ/B chromosome 13, HanXRQr2.0-SUNRISE, whole genome shotgun sequence harbors:
- the LOC118485756 gene encoding uncharacterized protein LOC118485756, with translation MEKALARYGVTHRLSTAYHPQTSGQVENANRGVKRILEKTVGKSRKDWSEKLDDALWAFRTAYKTPLGTTPFMIVYGKACHLPVELEHRALWALKTVNLDLTEAARRRFFHIHELEALRDAAYERSWSIKEKTKALHDRRLRGLKDFKVGDKVLLFNSRLKLIAGKLKSRWSGPYVVKEVFPYGTVELYDEVDKGVWKVNGHRLKHYLGGPIDTTEEEEIPLEDPPTFAEQ, from the coding sequence ATGGAAAAGGCACTTGCACGCTACGGTGTCACTCATCGTCTTTCTACCGCGTACCACCCGCAAACTAGTGGCCAAGTAGAGAATGCTAACCGAGGGGTGAAGAGGatcttagagaaaacggtaggaaaaagtagaaaggattggtcggaaAAGCTCGACGATGCTTTGTGGGCATTCCGTACCGCCTATAAGACACCGTTAGGCACAACACCCTTTATGATCGTGTATGGCAAAGCTTGCCATCTTCCGGTAGAATTAGAGCATAGGGCGTTGTGGGCATTAAAAACCGTAAACCTTGACCTTACCGAAGCCGCAAGGAGGAGATTCTTCCATATTCATGAGTTGGAAGCATTGAGGGATGCCGCTTATGAAAGATCATGGAGTATCAAGGAGAAAACTAAGGCATTGCATGATAGGCGGTTGAGAGGTTTGAAAGATTTtaaggtaggtgataaagtactTTTGTTCAACTCACGGTTGAAATTGATAGCAGGAAAATTGAAATCGAGGTGGAGTGGCCCGTATGTGGTGAAAGAAGTGTTTCCATACGGCACGGTTGAGCTATACGATGAGGTCGACAAAGGTGTGTGGAAGGTAAACGGCCATAGACTGAAACATTACCTGGGAGGTCCTATTGATACTACtgaagaggaagaaattcctCTAGAGGACCCACCTACCTTTGCCGAACAGTGA